Proteins from a single region of Pseudomonas quebecensis:
- a CDS encoding ATP-binding protein has protein sequence MIRSLRVRLMLAAATLAVLFMLGLLPAMQGAFSLALQDSIEQRLASDVTTLISAARVENNHLLMPAQLPDERFNLADSRLLGYIYDREGHLVWRSRATREENINYKPRYDGRGNEFARIREANGQEFFVYDVEVKLLGGKSAAFSIVALQPVREYQLTLEGLRENLYLGFGAALLVLLTLLWLGLTWGLQALRRLSQELDQIEGGTRESLSEQHPRELLRLTGSLNRLLHSEREQRTRYRDSLDDLAHSLKTPLAVLQGVSEDMAQRPEDRDQARVLQTQIERMSQQISYQLQRASLRKSGLVRHQVRLEPVVQSLCDTLGKVYRDKAVTVSFQLPQACDVPIEKGALLELLGNLLENAYRLCLSQVRISLIENEDGTELCIEDDGPGVPPDQRARILQRGERLDRQHPGQGIGLAVVKDIIESYGARLTLDDSPLGGAAFRIHFPAV, from the coding sequence TTGATTCGCTCGTTACGTGTGAGACTGATGCTGGCGGCCGCCACCCTGGCCGTGCTGTTTATGCTCGGCCTGCTGCCGGCGATGCAAGGTGCGTTCAGCCTGGCGTTGCAGGATTCCATCGAGCAGCGCCTGGCGTCGGATGTGACCACGCTGATCTCCGCCGCGCGGGTGGAAAACAACCACTTGCTGATGCCGGCGCAACTGCCGGATGAACGCTTCAACCTCGCCGACAGCCGGCTGCTGGGTTATATCTACGACCGCGAAGGGCACCTGGTGTGGCGCTCGCGCGCGACCCGCGAAGAAAACATCAATTACAAACCGCGCTATGACGGGCGCGGCAACGAGTTTGCAAGGATTCGCGAGGCCAATGGCCAGGAATTCTTCGTGTATGACGTCGAGGTCAAGCTGCTCGGCGGCAAGAGCGCGGCATTCAGTATCGTCGCCCTGCAACCGGTGCGCGAATACCAGTTGACCCTCGAAGGTCTGCGCGAAAACCTCTACCTGGGCTTCGGCGCGGCGTTGCTGGTGCTGCTGACTCTGCTGTGGCTGGGCCTGACCTGGGGCCTGCAGGCGTTGCGGCGGTTGAGCCAGGAACTGGACCAGATCGAAGGCGGTACCCGCGAAAGCCTGTCCGAACAGCATCCCCGCGAACTGCTGCGTCTGACCGGTTCCCTGAACCGTTTGTTGCACAGCGAGCGCGAACAACGCACGCGTTACCGCGATTCCCTCGACGACCTGGCCCACAGCCTGAAAACCCCGCTCGCGGTGTTGCAGGGTGTGAGCGAAGACATGGCCCAGCGCCCCGAAGACCGCGATCAGGCCCGGGTACTGCAAACGCAGATCGAACGCATGAGCCAGCAGATCAGCTACCAGCTGCAGCGTGCCAGCCTGCGCAAGAGCGGCTTGGTGCGCCATCAGGTGCGCCTGGAACCGGTGGTCCAGAGCCTGTGCGACACATTGGGCAAGGTGTACCGCGACAAAGCAGTGACGGTCTCCTTCCAGTTGCCCCAGGCGTGCGACGTGCCCATCGAGAAGGGGGCCTTGCTCGAGTTGCTCGGCAATCTGTTGGAGAACGCCTACCGCCTGTGCCTGAGCCAGGTGCGCATCAGCCTGATCGAAAACGAAGACGGCACGGAACTGTGCATCGAAGACGATGGCCCCGGTGTGCCGCCGGACCAGCGGGCGCGCATCCTGCAACGCGGCGAGCGCCTGGACCGCCAGCATCCTGGGCAGGGCATCGGCCTGGCGGTGGTCAAGGACATTATCGAAAGCTACGGCGCGCGGCTGACCCTGGACGATTCACCCCTGGGCGGCGCGGCGTTCAGGATTCACTTCCCCGCCGTGTGA
- a CDS encoding AraC family transcriptional regulator — protein sequence MRERTIASHFARAALGGARRAGHDYSALLQQVGIPQELLTEPRARIAPEQFTRLLQMLWLALDDEYLGFADGPSKRGTFAMMCHALIHCRTLEKALKRGLLFYSLFPQGPRWQLTREGEMARLSLDHSQLWDPDHFLSECLLVIWHRLGSWLIGQRIRLHQATFAYPRPPHASEYDLLFPCTQVFGAPHSSLVFPVRYLSLPLLQDERTLKHFLARSPADLLSRPDEGDSLSSQLRRLLSRDRTPWPDLEAVAQHLHISPQTLRRHLREEGTSFQALKDELRRDIAIYHLGRADLSLQQIAEQLGFSEPSAFHRAFKKWTGLTPGAYRAQES from the coding sequence ATGCGTGAACGAACCATTGCCAGCCACTTTGCCCGCGCCGCTCTGGGGGGTGCGCGTCGGGCCGGTCATGACTATTCGGCCCTGCTGCAGCAGGTGGGCATCCCACAGGAACTGTTGACCGAACCCCGCGCCCGCATCGCGCCGGAGCAATTTACCCGGTTGTTGCAAATGCTCTGGCTGGCGCTGGACGACGAATACCTGGGGTTCGCCGATGGCCCCAGCAAACGCGGCACCTTCGCCATGATGTGCCACGCGTTGATCCACTGCCGCACCCTGGAGAAGGCTCTGAAACGCGGCTTACTGTTTTATAGCTTATTCCCGCAGGGCCCGCGTTGGCAGCTGACGCGCGAAGGCGAAATGGCGCGCCTGAGCCTGGACCATTCGCAACTCTGGGACCCGGACCACTTCCTCAGCGAGTGCCTGCTTGTGATCTGGCACCGCCTGGGCAGTTGGCTGATCGGCCAGCGTATCCGATTGCACCAGGCCACCTTCGCCTACCCCAGGCCGCCCCATGCCAGCGAATACGACCTGCTGTTCCCCTGCACCCAGGTGTTCGGTGCACCGCACAGCAGCCTGGTGTTTCCGGTGCGCTACCTGAGCCTGCCGTTGCTGCAGGACGAGCGCACCCTCAAGCATTTCCTCGCGCGCTCCCCGGCCGACCTGTTATCGCGCCCGGATGAAGGCGACAGCCTGAGCAGCCAGTTGCGCCGCCTGCTGAGCCGCGACCGCACGCCCTGGCCCGACCTGGAAGCGGTCGCCCAGCATCTGCATATCAGCCCGCAAACCCTGCGCCGGCACCTGCGCGAAGAAGGCACCAGTTTCCAGGCGCTCAAGGATGAATTGCGGCGGGACATCGCCATCTACCACCTGGGTCGGGCGGATCTGTCCTTGCAGCAGATCGCCGAGCAGTTGGGTTTTTCAGAACCGTCGGCGTTTCATCGGGCGTTCAAGAAGTGGACGGGGCTGACACCGGGCGCCTATCGGGCGCAGGAGAGCTAG
- a CDS encoding dicarboxylate/amino acid:cation symporter → MTTRQPLYKSLYFQVIVAIVIGILLGHFYPQTGVALKPLGDGFIKLIKMVIAPIIFCTVVSGIAGMQSMKSVGKTGGYALLYFEIVSTIALLIGLVVVNVVQPGAGMHIDVATLDASKVAAYVTAGADQSVVGFILNVIPNTIVGAFANGDILQVLMFSVIFGFALHRLGAYGKPVLDFIDRFAHVMFNIINMIMKLAPIGALGAMAFTIGAYGVGSLVQLGQLMICFYITCVLFVVVVLGAICRAHGFSVLKLIRYIREELLIVLGTSSSESALPRMLIKMERLGAKKSVVGLVIPTGYSFNLDGTSIYLTMAAVFIAQATDTHMDITHQITLLLVLLLSSKGAAGVTGSGFIVLAATLSAVGHLPVAGLALILGIDRFMSEARALTNLVGNAVATIVVAKWVKELDTDKLQSELASGGTGISESRELDDLGVAEGPAPVVK, encoded by the coding sequence ATGACGACTCGTCAGCCACTCTACAAATCCCTGTATTTCCAGGTGATCGTTGCAATCGTTATCGGTATCTTGCTCGGTCACTTCTACCCGCAGACCGGCGTGGCCCTCAAGCCACTGGGTGACGGGTTCATCAAACTGATCAAAATGGTCATCGCCCCGATCATCTTCTGTACCGTTGTCAGCGGCATCGCCGGCATGCAGAGCATGAAATCGGTGGGCAAGACCGGCGGCTACGCGCTGCTCTACTTTGAAATCGTCTCCACGATTGCCCTGCTGATCGGTCTGGTGGTGGTGAACGTGGTGCAGCCGGGTGCCGGCATGCACATCGACGTAGCCACCCTGGACGCTTCTAAAGTCGCGGCCTATGTGACCGCCGGTGCAGACCAGAGCGTGGTTGGCTTTATCCTCAACGTCATCCCGAACACCATCGTCGGCGCCTTCGCCAACGGCGACATCCTGCAAGTATTGATGTTCTCGGTCATCTTCGGCTTTGCCCTGCACCGCCTGGGTGCCTACGGCAAGCCGGTGCTGGACTTCATCGATCGCTTCGCCCACGTGATGTTCAACATCATCAATATGATCATGAAGCTCGCGCCGATCGGTGCCCTGGGTGCCATGGCGTTCACCATCGGTGCCTACGGTGTGGGTTCGCTGGTGCAACTGGGCCAGCTGATGATCTGCTTCTACATCACCTGTGTGCTGTTTGTGGTCGTCGTGCTGGGCGCCATCTGCCGCGCCCACGGTTTCAGCGTGCTGAAATTGATCCGCTACATCCGTGAAGAGCTGCTGATCGTTCTGGGTACGTCCTCCTCCGAATCCGCGCTGCCACGCATGCTGATCAAGATGGAGCGTCTTGGCGCGAAGAAATCCGTAGTCGGTCTGGTGATCCCGACCGGCTACTCCTTCAACCTCGACGGTACCTCGATCTACCTGACCATGGCCGCCGTGTTCATCGCCCAAGCGACCGACACCCACATGGATATCACCCACCAGATCACCCTGCTGCTGGTGCTGCTGCTGTCTTCCAAGGGTGCTGCGGGCGTGACCGGCAGCGGCTTCATCGTCCTGGCGGCGACCCTGTCGGCTGTCGGCCACCTGCCGGTCGCCGGTCTGGCGCTGATCCTGGGCATCGACCGCTTCATGTCCGAAGCCCGTGCGCTGACTAACCTGGTGGGTAACGCCGTGGCCACCATCGTCGTGGCCAAGTGGGTCAAGGAACTGGACACCGATAAACTGCAGAGTGAGCTGGCGTCGGGCGGTACCGGTATTTCCGAATCCCGTGAACTCGATGACCTGGGCGTGGCCGAAGGTCCTGCACCGGTGGTCAAGTAA
- a CDS encoding XdhC family protein, which produces MDSVDLNVLRSVLEWRRAGQRVVLYSVVQTWGSAPRPPGAMLALRGDGVVIGSVSGGCIEDDLIARLHDGRLVDDGPPVQLVTYGVTQDEAARFGLPCGGTLRLTEERVQDWQWVADLLARCEAHEIVARELNLTTGEVTLSGATKTDGLSFDGERLRAIYGPRWRLLLIGAGQLSRYVAEMARLLDFEVLICDPREEFVYGWEAQHGRFVPGMPDEAVLSIQTDERTAIVCLTHDPRLDDMALLTALDSRAFYIGALGSRVNSQKRRDNLAALGLTAQAIARLHGPIGLHIGSHTPSEIALSLMAEIVAIKNGVAPMQKKPLPVLAE; this is translated from the coding sequence ATGGACAGTGTGGATCTGAATGTTCTGCGTAGCGTGCTGGAGTGGCGCCGCGCCGGGCAGCGAGTGGTGTTGTACAGCGTGGTCCAGACCTGGGGCAGCGCGCCACGCCCACCGGGCGCCATGTTGGCGTTGCGCGGCGATGGCGTGGTGATCGGCTCGGTATCCGGCGGTTGCATCGAAGATGACCTGATTGCCCGCCTGCACGACGGCCGCCTGGTAGACGACGGTCCGCCGGTACAGTTAGTGACCTACGGCGTCACCCAGGACGAAGCCGCACGTTTTGGTCTGCCTTGCGGCGGCACCTTGCGCCTGACCGAAGAGCGGGTGCAGGACTGGCAATGGGTCGCCGACCTGCTGGCACGCTGCGAGGCCCATGAGATTGTCGCACGGGAGCTGAACCTGACCACGGGCGAGGTCACCTTGAGCGGCGCCACCAAAACCGATGGTCTGAGCTTTGACGGTGAACGCCTGCGCGCCATCTACGGCCCGCGTTGGCGCCTGCTGCTGATCGGCGCCGGGCAGCTGTCGCGCTACGTCGCGGAAATGGCGCGCTTGCTGGATTTCGAAGTGCTCATCTGCGATCCCCGCGAAGAGTTCGTGTACGGCTGGGAGGCGCAGCACGGGCGCTTCGTGCCGGGCATGCCCGATGAAGCGGTGCTGTCTATCCAGACCGACGAGCGTACGGCTATCGTCTGCCTGACCCACGACCCGCGCCTGGACGATATGGCGCTGCTGACGGCGTTGGACTCCCGTGCGTTTTACATCGGCGCGCTGGGCTCGCGGGTCAACAGTCAGAAACGCCGGGACAACCTGGCGGCGTTGGGGCTGACGGCGCAGGCGATTGCGCGGTTGCACGGGCCGATCGGCCTGCATATCGGCAGTCACACGCCGTCGGAAATCGCCTTGTCGCTGATGGCGGAAATTGTCGCGATCAAGAACGGCGTGGCGCCTATGCAGAAAAAACCCTTGCCGGTGCTGGCTGAGTGA
- a CDS encoding nucleotidyltransferase family protein: MTVTAIVLAAGQGSRFRAEAGADQDKLLAPCVGLDGVTRPVIEQVLVNLPAAVVERWVVTLPERTDVIRLAEAYGCQVLTLCSAGMGESLAAAVAASDNAEGWLVVLGDMPFIQASSIEQVIQGLSREGIRVPVQAGRYGHPVAFGGDFGPGLMALTGDRGARSLFTQADVTQVPVNDPGVLWDVDVPALLNYR, from the coding sequence GTGACCGTCACGGCGATAGTGCTGGCGGCAGGGCAGGGCAGTCGTTTTCGCGCCGAAGCCGGGGCTGACCAGGACAAATTGCTGGCGCCCTGCGTGGGGCTGGACGGTGTGACCCGGCCGGTGATTGAGCAGGTGCTGGTCAACCTACCCGCCGCTGTGGTTGAGCGCTGGGTCGTGACACTGCCGGAGCGCACCGACGTCATTCGGCTGGCTGAAGCCTACGGCTGCCAAGTCCTGACGTTGTGCTCCGCCGGCATGGGCGAAAGCCTTGCGGCGGCCGTCGCGGCCAGTGATAACGCCGAGGGCTGGCTGGTGGTGCTGGGGGATATGCCGTTTATCCAGGCATCCAGCATCGAGCAGGTGATCCAGGGGTTATCCAGAGAAGGCATCCGTGTGCCTGTGCAAGCCGGCCGTTATGGGCACCCTGTGGCCTTTGGTGGTGATTTCGGGCCGGGGTTGATGGCGTTGACGGGTGATCGCGGCGCCAGGTCTTTGTTCACTCAGGCAGATGTCACCCAGGTGCCGGTGAACGATCCGGGGGTGTTGTGGGATGTGGACGTACCTGCGCTGTTGAATTACCGCTGA
- the rne gene encoding ribonuclease E has translation MLINATQPEELRVALVDGQRLYDLDIESGAREQKKANIYKGRITRIEPSLEAAFVDFGSERHGFLPLKEISREYFKKAPEGRVNIKDVLSEGQEVIVQVEKEERGNKGAALTTFISLAGRYLVLMPNNPRAGGISRRIEGEERNELREALNGLIAPADMGLIVRTAGLGRSSEEMQWDLDYLLQLWTAIKEASLDRSAPFLIYQESNVIIRAIRDYLRQDIGEVLIDSVEAQDEALTFIRQVMPQYASKIKLYEDSVPLFNRFQIESQIETAFQRVVELPSGGSIVIDPTEALVSIDINSARATKGSDIEETALQTNLEAAEEIARQLRLRDIGGLIVIDFIDMTPAKNQRAVEEKVRECLEADRARVQVGRISRFGLLEMSRQRLRPSLGESSGIVCPRCNGTGIIRDVESLSLAILRLIEEEALKDRTAEVRAQVPIPVAAFLLNEKRNSITKIELRTRARIVILPNDHLETPHFEVQRLRDDSPEAHSGQSSYEIAAAAAEVEEVQPAAATRTLVRQEAAVKTAPARANAPVPVEVAAPAAAPAAMPEPSLFKGLVKSLVSLFASKEEPAAAPVVVEKPATERPARNEERRNGRQQSRNRNGRRDEERKPREERAPREERAPREERQPREAREDTPTVAREERAPREERAPRTPRAPREDRKPRGEREERVRELREPLDAAPAVAAAAATEERPARPPREERAPREERQPRAPREERQPRAEQAAAASEEEVLTGEEQLQEDGQDNAEGDRPRRRSRGQRRRSNRRERQRDANGNVIEGSEETGEHTEAGAQQPTGDELAAGLAVTAAVASSVISAPAEAQAHEQAERATAAVEETAAVQAPVTETAAVEPAVVEAPTVEATTPIEAPVVPEVEVAPVRDAQPVTDVIAVEVAPQAEPQAVVEAAIEAPVAEEAAPAVREVREEQTAFQWNAEPAAPVEAPAPVPVAEEAPAPVAENVVVEPTPVVEPAPVVEAPVVAEVAAPVVEAAPVTALTENGRAPNDPREVRRRRKEAEAAAAAAAAAAQASAEPVAEPAAPVADEAPRVVEEAAEHKAQEAEHEPKPLA, from the coding sequence ATGCTGATTAACGCAACTCAACCCGAAGAGTTGCGTGTTGCACTCGTAGATGGCCAGCGCCTCTATGACCTGGATATCGAATCCGGTGCACGCGAGCAAAAGAAGGCCAACATCTACAAAGGCCGTATTACTCGCATCGAACCAAGCCTTGAGGCTGCCTTTGTCGATTTCGGCTCCGAGCGCCACGGCTTCCTGCCCCTCAAAGAAATCTCCCGCGAGTACTTCAAGAAAGCCCCCGAAGGCCGCGTAAACATCAAGGACGTCCTGAGCGAAGGCCAGGAAGTCATCGTCCAGGTCGAAAAAGAAGAACGTGGCAACAAGGGCGCCGCCCTGACCACCTTCATCAGCCTCGCCGGCCGTTACCTGGTCCTGATGCCGAACAACCCGCGTGCCGGCGGCATCTCCCGTCGCATCGAAGGCGAAGAGCGCAACGAACTGCGTGAAGCGCTCAACGGCCTGATCGCTCCAGCCGACATGGGCCTGATCGTGCGCACTGCCGGCCTGGGCCGCAGCAGCGAAGAAATGCAGTGGGACCTCGACTACCTGCTGCAACTGTGGACCGCCATCAAAGAAGCCTCCCTGGATCGCTCCGCGCCGTTCCTGATCTATCAGGAAAGCAACGTGATCATCCGCGCTATCCGCGATTACCTGCGCCAGGACATCGGCGAAGTGCTGATCGACAGCGTTGAAGCCCAGGACGAAGCCCTGACCTTCATTCGCCAGGTGATGCCGCAGTACGCCAGCAAGATCAAGCTGTACGAAGACAGCGTCCCGCTGTTCAACCGTTTCCAGATCGAAAGCCAGATCGAGACCGCTTTCCAGCGCGTGGTCGAACTGCCTTCCGGCGGTTCCATCGTGATCGACCCGACCGAAGCCCTGGTGTCCATCGACATCAACTCGGCGCGCGCCACCAAAGGCAGCGACATCGAAGAGACCGCCCTGCAGACCAACCTGGAAGCGGCTGAAGAAATCGCCCGCCAGCTGCGCCTGCGTGATATCGGCGGCCTGATCGTGATCGACTTCATCGACATGACCCCGGCCAAGAACCAGCGCGCCGTGGAAGAAAAAGTCCGCGAATGCCTGGAAGCCGACCGCGCCCGCGTGCAGGTTGGCCGCATCTCGCGCTTCGGCCTGCTGGAAATGTCCCGTCAGCGCCTGCGTCCATCCCTGGGCGAGAGCAGCGGCATCGTCTGCCCGCGTTGCAACGGCACCGGCATCATCCGTGACGTTGAATCGCTGTCCCTGGCGATCCTGCGCCTGATCGAAGAAGAAGCCCTGAAAGACCGCACCGCCGAAGTCCGCGCGCAAGTGCCGATCCCGGTTGCGGCCTTCCTGCTCAACGAAAAACGCAACTCGATCACCAAGATCGAACTGCGCACCCGTGCCCGCATCGTGATCCTGCCGAACGATCACCTCGAGACGCCGCACTTCGAAGTACAGCGCCTGCGTGACGACAGCCCGGAAGCCCACAGCGGCCAGTCCAGCTACGAAATCGCCGCTGCCGCCGCGGAAGTGGAAGAAGTCCAGCCAGCCGCCGCGACCCGCACCCTGGTTCGCCAGGAAGCTGCCGTGAAGACCGCGCCGGCGCGCGCCAATGCACCGGTTCCGGTTGAAGTCGCCGCGCCGGCTGCAGCACCGGCCGCAATGCCTGAGCCGAGCCTGTTCAAAGGCCTGGTCAAGTCGCTGGTCAGCCTGTTCGCATCCAAGGAAGAGCCTGCCGCCGCCCCGGTCGTGGTTGAAAAGCCTGCCACCGAGCGCCCGGCGCGTAATGAAGAGCGTCGCAACGGTCGCCAGCAGAGCCGTAACCGCAACGGCCGCCGTGACGAAGAACGCAAGCCGCGCGAAGAACGTGCACCGCGTGAAGAACGCGCGCCACGCGAAGAGCGCCAGCCTCGCGAAGCCCGCGAAGACACGCCGACCGTAGCCCGTGAAGAACGTGCACCACGTGAAGAGCGCGCGCCACGCACCCCACGCGCTCCGCGCGAAGATCGCAAGCCTCGCGGTGAGCGTGAAGAGCGCGTACGTGAACTGCGTGAGCCGCTGGACGCTGCTCCGGCCGTTGCCGCTGCCGCCGCCACCGAAGAGCGCCCGGCTCGCCCGCCGCGCGAAGAACGTGCGCCGCGTGAAGAACGCCAGCCTCGTGCCCCGCGTGAAGAGCGTCAACCGCGCGCCGAACAGGCCGCTGCCGCCAGCGAAGAAGAAGTGCTGACCGGCGAAGAGCAACTGCAGGAAGACGGCCAGGACAACGCCGAAGGCGATCGTCCACGCCGCCGCTCCCGTGGCCAGCGTCGTCGCAGCAACCGTCGTGAGCGTCAGCGCGACGCCAACGGCAACGTGATCGAAGGTTCGGAAGAAACCGGCGAACACACCGAAGCCGGTGCCCAGCAACCGACTGGCGACGAACTGGCCGCCGGCCTTGCCGTCACCGCTGCCGTGGCCAGCTCGGTTATCAGCGCACCAGCTGAAGCCCAGGCCCACGAGCAGGCTGAACGCGCAACCGCCGCTGTCGAAGAGACTGCTGCCGTGCAAGCCCCGGTTACCGAAACTGCGGCCGTTGAGCCTGCCGTGGTGGAAGCTCCGACGGTAGAAGCAACGACCCCGATCGAAGCCCCCGTGGTTCCGGAAGTGGAAGTAGCACCGGTTCGCGACGCCCAGCCGGTCACCGATGTGATAGCCGTTGAGGTTGCGCCGCAGGCTGAGCCTCAGGCAGTGGTGGAAGCAGCGATTGAAGCACCGGTCGCCGAAGAAGCCGCCCCGGCAGTGCGTGAAGTTCGCGAAGAACAGACCGCCTTCCAATGGAACGCTGAACCTGCCGCTCCGGTTGAAGCACCAGCGCCTGTCCCTGTGGCAGAAGAAGCACCAGCGCCGGTTGCCGAAAACGTGGTGGTCGAGCCGACGCCAGTCGTCGAGCCCGCGCCGGTCGTCGAGGCCCCTGTGGTCGCCGAGGTTGCAGCCCCAGTGGTTGAAGCCGCGCCAGTCACTGCCCTGACCGAAAATGGCCGCGCGCCGAACGACCCACGTGAAGTGCGTCGCCGTCGCAAAGAAGCTGAAGCCGCTGCCGCTGCGGCTGCGGCAGCTGCTCAAGCCTCGGCTGAACCGGTGGCAGAACCCGCCGCCCCTGTCGCTGACGAAGCCCCGCGCGTCGTCGAAGAAGCGGCAGAGCACAAGGCCCAGGAAGCAGAGCACGAGCCTAAACCTCTCGCCTGA
- the rluC gene encoding 23S rRNA pseudouridine(955/2504/2580) synthase RluC, with protein sequence MTTTTPPTPSVQLLEVSPEYAGQRIDNFLLARLKGVPKTLIYRILRKGEVRVNKGRIKPEYKLQAGDIVRVPPVRVPERDEPVPLAQGLLQRLEASIVFEDSKLIVINKPCGIAVHGGSGLNFGVIEAFRQLRPDAKELELVHRLDRDTSGLLMIAKKRSMLRHLHTALRGDGVDKRYMALVRGNWASSIKSVRAPLQKSNLRSGERMVEVDEEGKEALTLFKVLRRFGDFATMVEAKPVTGRTHQIRVHTLHAGHCIAGDTKYGDEDFSREIRDLGGKRLFLHAYMLTVPLPDGGELKLQAPVDEMWAKTVERLSVAP encoded by the coding sequence ATGACGACTACCACCCCCCCGACCCCCAGCGTCCAGCTGCTTGAGGTCTCGCCGGAATATGCCGGCCAACGCATCGACAATTTTCTCCTGGCCAGGCTCAAGGGCGTGCCCAAGACCTTGATTTACCGCATCTTGCGTAAAGGCGAAGTGCGCGTGAACAAGGGGCGCATCAAGCCCGAGTACAAGTTGCAGGCCGGCGATATCGTCCGCGTACCGCCGGTTCGCGTGCCCGAGCGCGACGAACCCGTACCGCTGGCCCAGGGCCTGCTGCAACGCCTGGAAGCCTCGATTGTCTTTGAAGACAGCAAGCTGATCGTGATCAACAAGCCCTGCGGGATTGCCGTCCACGGCGGCAGCGGCCTGAACTTCGGCGTGATCGAGGCCTTCCGTCAGTTGCGTCCGGATGCCAAGGAGTTGGAGCTGGTCCACCGTCTGGACCGCGACACGTCCGGACTGCTGATGATCGCCAAGAAGCGCAGCATGTTGCGCCATCTGCACACAGCTCTGCGCGGCGATGGCGTGGACAAGCGTTACATGGCGCTGGTACGCGGCAATTGGGCCAGTTCGATCAAGAGCGTCCGCGCGCCGTTGCAGAAGAGCAACCTGCGTTCCGGCGAGCGCATGGTCGAGGTGGACGAGGAGGGCAAGGAGGCGCTGACCCTGTTCAAGGTGCTGCGCCGCTTCGGTGACTTTGCCACTATGGTCGAGGCCAAGCCGGTCACCGGCCGCACCCACCAGATTCGTGTGCATACCCTGCACGCGGGTCATTGCATTGCCGGTGACACCAAGTACGGCGACGAAGATTTTTCCAGGGAGATTCGCGATCTGGGCGGCAAACGTCTGTTCCTGCACGCGTACATGCTGACGGTGCCGCTGCCCGATGGCGGTGAGCTGAAGCTTCAGGCACCGGTTGACGAGATGTGGGCCAAGACCGTGGAGCGTTTGAGTGTCGCACCGTGA
- a CDS encoding HAD-IA family hydrolase: protein MSHRDYKLLIFDWDGTLADSIGRIVESMHMASTRSGFELCSDLAVKGIIGLGLPEAIRTLYPQISDGELLAFREHYAEHYIGLEVEPSPLFEGVRQSLEAFRADGYHLAVATGKARRGLDRVLKAHGFEDYFDATRAADETASKPHPLMLEQIVAHCGVSPRQALMVGDASFDLMMARNAGMDSVAVSYGAQSAEALQQYEPRVTIDHFSQLQAWLGRAQ, encoded by the coding sequence GTGTCGCACCGTGATTACAAGCTGCTGATTTTCGATTGGGACGGCACGCTGGCCGATTCCATCGGTCGCATCGTCGAATCGATGCACATGGCTTCGACCCGCTCGGGGTTCGAGTTGTGCAGCGACCTGGCGGTCAAGGGCATTATCGGGCTCGGCCTGCCGGAAGCGATTCGCACCCTGTATCCGCAGATATCCGATGGCGAGCTGCTGGCGTTCCGTGAACATTACGCCGAACACTACATTGGGCTGGAGGTCGAGCCTTCGCCTCTGTTCGAGGGTGTGCGGCAATCGCTTGAGGCTTTCCGTGCCGATGGTTATCACCTGGCGGTGGCTACCGGCAAGGCTCGTCGCGGCCTGGATCGGGTGCTCAAGGCTCATGGCTTTGAGGATTATTTCGATGCGACCCGCGCGGCCGATGAAACCGCCAGCAAGCCTCACCCTCTGATGCTGGAGCAGATCGTGGCGCATTGCGGGGTGTCGCCGCGCCAGGCATTAATGGTGGGCGATGCCAGCTTCGACCTGATGATGGCGCGCAACGCCGGCATGGACAGTGTGGCCGTCAGTTATGGCGCCCAGTCCGCCGAGGCGCTGCAGCAATACGAGCCGAGGGTCACGATTGATCATTTTTCGCAATTGCAGGCCTGGCTTGGTCGGGCCCAATAA